TACAAAGTGCTACATGTGTAGACTACTGATACTGTTAGCATTTGCTAATCAATCAAGCTGCCATCTCGCTGGGTTCTGTCACCAGTTTGGATCCGTCCCAGACGGTCTTGAACTGCTCGGGAAGCGGCAACTCTTTCtggaaaacaaaatggctgactcaCTTCCCGCCTCATCACGCACGGACGCATACGGACACTCACGTAGTCGTCGTCTCCTTGCGGGACGAGGACGTTCATCTCGGAGCTTTTGGCGCTTACGATGTGGCAGCTTAACGAGTGCGGACTGAGGTACAGCTGGCAGCCTTCAGTTTTATTGATGGAGATGGTGGGgacgcttcccagcacctgaCAGGAAATACAACAGTTACAATTTACTCTCAGACTGACCCTACATTGTAACGCAAACccgggcttgaaaccctactttaaattAGTGTCCAATTACCatgaattgaaaatgtttacAGACACTTGAAACCCCAACCGTGGCTCACCTGTAACTGAACAGCCTTGGAGTTGATGATCTCCACAATTCCGACCGCGTTGTCGAACACCAGACCGAGCTTCGTGCAATTATCTGAACACACGCACGTCAGTTCTTACAGGTTAAATGCTGATACATCGAACGTCAAAGTTCAATAAAACCGAACTGTACTTTGGCAGTGAATCTAtagcgtaccactagagggagtctGTGTAGCAGACTTTTAGGAATGTTGGCGTTACCTACGATGATGGAGTTCAACTTCCCTTTGACGTGCAGCGTGGCGTCGTTGCAGGCGAACACGTAGACCACCTGTCGGAGCTCCGTCTCCTGGATCGTCAGGTCGTGTTTGTGCTCAAAGTTCTCCTGCGGGCCCACGCCTCCCTTTAGTAACAAACCCCCAGTGATTGGTGGAAGAAAAGGCTACCAATTCCACCTACCACCCTCCATTTCTTCCCCTCCAGATCCAGCAGAGGGGGTTTCTTCTGGGGGACCACCAGCGGGAATGCCTTCTTGGGTCCGGCTTTTCCGCTCGGTGCCTCCTGGGAGCGCAGCTGCGGGTTCTTGTGGCTCCTCTGGTGGTCCGAGACGTGCTTCAGACCTACAAAATCAATTCAAGTTCAGTGAAGACCCTGAAGTGACTTCGCGGACCCACCTTTAGTGATGTCCAAGCCCTGGTTGAGCTGGGCGAATAGCGCGGAGTGCGGCGCAGATCCAAGGGCATGGGGGTCTTCGGCTGGGGGtgcggggggagggggaggaggtggaggtggtggGGAGTGAGCAATGGGGGCTTCAAAGAGGGAGGCTGGAGCAAGGGGACCCTGTGCCAAAGAGATGATCGGTGTAAGTTATGAAGCTGTCCACCAGGGGGGAGTGCTacactatttattttcttttgcctTGTATTGCCATTGTCCTGACTTCACCTTGTATTGTTTGTCAGAAGTGAAGTGACCCCAAAACGTGATCCTTTTTCCAATCAACTTTCTATGTGAACACAAAGCGGTCCAGCTTTACTTGACACTGTAAAGTGGGAGCTTGACTTACAGGTTTGTTTCGTGACTAaactcgtaactcaatttacttgtgtatatataatacattttccccattcaaatgaattgaaatgctgttAATTCATTTTagcaccccccgcccccacaaagaacaacccccaaaaatatgttttttaacatGGAAAATAATAACCCTAAAACATAGGGTactaacaaaaatgaaataggaTGTAAAGACGTAAACCGTTTCTGCATCAAGACGAAACATTGCGGTGCCTTCTGGTGTGCTCTACTTGGCCACTGGAGGTCAGTACAGTCATGCAAACGAACAAAAAGCAGTgcaatcaactgtaatataagtcgtttttcgcagaggataaagaacatgactgtgagtattgttatctgtctacatgtgctggtgcaccatttgtgttcagatagCCATTCCTTTAAGCGATAGAAcactgccacatagatgctatttgttagcctgtctatggcagtcccatgatgtgttagcattaagctagcagacgttttttttttttttttttttaaataaacgacatgcaattgtctttgttgtatgttt
This is a stretch of genomic DNA from Phycodurus eques isolate BA_2022a chromosome 20, UOR_Pequ_1.1, whole genome shotgun sequence. It encodes these proteins:
- the cap2 gene encoding adenylyl cyclase-associated protein 2, with the translated sequence MEALTERLERAVTRLEQLTASRSLSNGNCVNGINGAATGCVEAFDVLLKGPLTNYMNISKTIGSDVEKHAEMVKDALQTQRTFLKMASEHREPAQTELQDLLKPISDHIQEIQSFRERNRGSQLFNHLSAVSESIPALGWVAVNQKPGPYVKEMNDAATFYTNRVLKDYKETDRGHVDWVRSYLSIWTEMQSFIKHHHSTGLLWSKTGPLAPASLFEAPIAHSPPPPPPPPPPAPPAEDPHALGSAPHSALFAQLNQGLDITKGLKHVSDHQRSHKNPQLRSQEAPSGKAGPKKAFPLVVPQKKPPLLDLEGKKWRVENFEHKHDLTIQETELRQVVYVFACNDATLHVKGKLNSIIVDNCTKLGLVFDNAVGIVEIINSKAVQLQVLGSVPTISINKTEGCQLYLSPHSLSCHIVSAKSSEMNVLVPQGDDDYKELPLPEQFKTVWDGSKLVTEPSEMAA